From a single Glycine soja cultivar W05 chromosome 19, ASM419377v2, whole genome shotgun sequence genomic region:
- the LOC114400646 gene encoding GEM-like protein 5, protein MNTNNDTEKNQSFPEAQGASSSSSSPPNVGTENWGTHIMGTPAVPSSHPDNKKAALQSGQPQPVQYYHDQHQHPYVQHSPVDKPSNSPMESILNMFDSWSKKAEATAHNVWHNLKTGPSVSSAALGKMNLTVKAISEGGFESLYKQTFTTYPNEKLKKSFACYLSTSTGPVAGTLYLSNIHVAFCSDRPLCFTAPSGQETWTYYKVMVPLGKVGVVNPVTMRENPSEKYIQVVTVEGHDFWFMGFVNFDKAVKNISEGISHFVAPGVAVPSTSGSEANRKNFQ, encoded by the exons ATGAATACCAACAACGACACCGAAAAAAACCAATCATTTCCAGAAGCACAAGgagcatcatcatcatcatcttctccaCCCAATGTTGGGACTGAGAATTGGGGAACTCACATAATGGGCACCCCTGCTGTTCCAAGCAGCCACCCAGATAACAAAAAAGCAGCTTTACAAAGTGGACAACCTCAACCAGTTCAATACTACCATGACCAACATCAACATCCCTACGTGCAACATAGCCCAGTTGACAAACCAAGCAACAGTCCCATGGAGTCAATCCTTAACATGTTCGATTCATGGAGCAAAAAAGCTGAAGCCACCGCACACAACGTCTGGCACAACC TTAAAACTGGTCCATCAGTGTCTTCAGCTGCACTGGGGAAGATGAATCTGACTGTGAAAGCAATATCAGAGGGTGGATTTGAGTCCCTTTACAAGCAAACATTCACAACCTATCCAAACGAGAAGCTCAAGAAGAGCTTTGCTTGTTACCTTTCAACATCAACAGGTCCTGTTGCAGGAACCCTTTACCTGTCCAATATTCATGTAGCGTTTTGCAGCGATCGCCCTTTGTGTTTCACTGCACCCTCTGGCCAAGAAACTTGGACATACTACAAG GTAATGGTGCCTTTGGGAAAGGTTGGAGTGGTCAACCCAGTGACCATGAGGGAAAACCCATCAGAAAAGTACATTCAGGTTGTAACGGTGGAAGGGCATGATTTTTGGTTCAtgggttttgttaattttgacaAAGCAGTTAAGAACATCTCAGAAGGTATCTCACATTTTGTAGCGCCAGGAGTGGCCGTGCCATCCACTAGTGGTTCGGAAGCTAATCGAAAGAACTTTCAGTGA